From the genome of Sulfitobacter sp. DSM 110093, one region includes:
- a CDS encoding SEL1-like repeat protein, with the protein MGHGNRGYFKMQTRNKGSLLDRILKPFQSFGTGSFDIESGMKAREEGQYDRAHEIFGALANEGNAEAQCELGRLYFDGLGVSQNFVTSLEWVRKAADQNHAGGLNSVGVCYRNGLAVDADLDVAMSYFVRGAEQGSVKAMFNLGNMHDVGGELAHDPGQALSWYEKCLKADRTYALAAYRAAVLVLQGSDPNPDRAVGLLQIAADQSLADAQYTLGLIYDEGMGIPVNHAKARTYYLAAANQDHPAAQINLGNLYNEGIGVSQDHQRATEWYHRAAVMGVPAAEINMGKQYQMGWGVAKDMDEALAWYQRAANGGEPVAYLNIGLMYLNWEGIEQSDIDAALWLFKAAECGEPRAMRWMATLYDEGRGVPLDSVLALAYEQLAHDFGEFTDGATWHEFRQKLNDAEAEKALSLAANWSVGMPGLRAG; encoded by the coding sequence GTGGGGCATGGCAATAGAGGATACTTTAAAATGCAAACTCGCAACAAAGGCTCACTTCTCGACCGTATATTGAAACCATTCCAATCGTTTGGCACGGGATCATTCGACATAGAAAGTGGAATGAAAGCGCGGGAGGAAGGTCAGTATGATCGAGCGCATGAAATTTTCGGTGCTTTAGCCAACGAGGGAAATGCTGAAGCTCAATGTGAGTTGGGCCGCCTGTACTTTGACGGGTTGGGCGTGTCGCAGAATTTTGTAACCTCTCTCGAATGGGTGCGGAAGGCCGCTGATCAGAACCATGCGGGCGGGCTTAACTCTGTCGGTGTGTGCTACCGGAATGGGCTGGCCGTCGACGCTGATCTTGATGTGGCGATGTCCTACTTTGTTCGCGGGGCGGAACAAGGGTCCGTCAAAGCAATGTTCAACTTGGGCAATATGCACGATGTAGGAGGGGAACTGGCACATGACCCCGGCCAAGCGCTTAGCTGGTACGAAAAGTGTCTGAAGGCGGATAGGACCTACGCGCTGGCAGCTTACCGTGCAGCAGTATTGGTTTTGCAAGGTTCTGACCCAAACCCCGACCGTGCCGTTGGTCTTTTGCAAATTGCTGCGGACCAAAGTCTGGCGGATGCGCAATACACCTTGGGCCTTATATATGATGAAGGCATGGGCATACCCGTTAATCATGCCAAAGCAAGGACGTATTACCTTGCCGCTGCCAATCAAGATCACCCTGCTGCCCAGATCAATCTGGGTAACTTGTACAATGAAGGGATCGGTGTCTCACAGGATCACCAAAGGGCAACAGAATGGTACCACAGAGCCGCCGTAATGGGTGTGCCCGCCGCCGAGATCAACATGGGCAAACAATATCAAATGGGATGGGGCGTTGCCAAAGATATGGATGAAGCGCTTGCTTGGTATCAACGCGCGGCAAACGGCGGGGAACCTGTAGCCTATCTAAATATTGGCCTTATGTATCTGAATTGGGAGGGGATCGAGCAAAGCGATATTGATGCCGCACTATGGCTTTTCAAAGCTGCGGAATGTGGCGAGCCGCGCGCCATGCGCTGGATGGCGACGCTATATGACGAGGGGCGTGGTGTGCCGCTGGATTCCGTCCTTGCGCTGGCCTATGAGCAATTAGCTCACGATTTTGGTGAATTTACCGACGGCGCGACATGGCATGAGTTTCGACAGAAGCTAAACGATGCCGAAGCGGAAAAGGCGCTTTCGTTGGCCGCGAATTGGTCAGTCGGAATGCCGGGTCTTCGTGCCGGATGA
- the trpS gene encoding tryptophan--tRNA ligase, giving the protein MNRPTILTGDRTTGPLHIGHYAGSLSNRLRYQDSHEQFLLLADTQALTDNAHDPEKVRRSVIEVALDYLAVGIDPGRTAICLQSQLPALAELSMLYLNFVTVARLERNPTIKDEIRARGFGRDIPAGFLCYPAAQAADITAFKATVVPVGEDQAPLIEQTNEIVRRINAVAGRPVLPEARAIIPKSGRLPGIDGKAKMSKSGGNAIALSASSEEIRRAVRAMYTDPNHLRVEDPGCIEGNVVFTYLDAFDQDQGELANLKSQYQRGGLGDRKIKARLEGIIQDLIAPIRERRAQFSQDRGYVLEVIKEGTERARERTETTKREVVNALGLFQL; this is encoded by the coding sequence ATGAACAGGCCAACCATACTGACAGGCGATCGCACGACTGGACCGCTTCACATCGGGCACTATGCAGGCTCACTTTCAAACCGGCTGCGCTATCAGGACAGCCATGAACAATTCCTTCTGCTGGCGGACACCCAGGCCCTGACAGACAACGCGCATGATCCAGAGAAAGTGCGTCGTAGCGTGATCGAGGTCGCGCTTGACTACTTGGCCGTGGGCATTGACCCTGGTCGCACAGCGATCTGCCTGCAATCGCAACTTCCAGCGCTGGCCGAACTGTCGATGCTCTACCTGAATTTTGTCACGGTCGCGCGGCTCGAACGCAACCCGACTATCAAGGATGAAATTCGCGCGCGTGGGTTCGGGCGCGATATTCCCGCAGGGTTTCTCTGTTATCCAGCGGCACAGGCTGCGGATATCACGGCTTTCAAGGCAACTGTCGTTCCGGTCGGCGAGGACCAGGCCCCGCTCATCGAACAAACGAACGAAATCGTGCGGCGGATCAATGCAGTCGCAGGTCGCCCCGTGCTGCCCGAGGCTCGGGCGATCATCCCGAAATCAGGTCGGTTGCCGGGTATCGATGGCAAGGCCAAAATGTCGAAATCCGGTGGTAACGCCATTGCGCTGTCGGCATCGTCGGAGGAAATTAGAAGAGCTGTCAGAGCGATGTACACCGATCCGAACCACCTGCGTGTCGAAGACCCGGGCTGCATCGAAGGCAATGTCGTCTTCACCTATCTCGACGCCTTCGACCAAGACCAGGGCGAGCTTGCCAATCTCAAATCGCAGTATCAACGCGGCGGGCTTGGCGATCGCAAGATCAAGGCGCGTTTGGAAGGTATTATCCAAGACCTCATTGCCCCAATTCGTGAACGCAGGGCGCAATTCTCCCAGGACCGGGGATACGTTCTTGAGGTAATCAAAGAGGGCACGGAACGGGCTCGTGAGCGAACCGAGACGACAAAGCGCGAGGTGGTGAATGCCTTAGGTTTATTCCAACTGTAG
- a CDS encoding LysR family transcriptional regulator has protein sequence MAWKSLPAFLSVARHGSLRSAAEQLGGTHATLRRQVEALEAQLGTQLFRRGAEGLSLTAAGRLLLPQALEAEAALLKGFNAVQGLDREAAGRIRLSADPMTAHYLLAPVLAEFAALYPEIEIELRLAYTPDSIARNETDVSIRHAAAIEDDAVGRKLFPLSIGVVASRDYIDRALPAADRNGRGLSWIGYGDVPELATMIAESAFPEASVRHSVPDPEMHLHLVRAGAGMTFLATWVTAVFPELQRVPGTGLDQRRSTWVLLHSDLRRVRRVRLFVDYLCSALQERRAAFLGS, from the coding sequence ATGGCCTGGAAATCCCTTCCCGCCTTCCTTTCCGTTGCGCGACACGGCTCGCTCAGGTCCGCGGCCGAGCAACTGGGCGGGACACATGCAACCCTGCGCCGCCAAGTCGAGGCGCTTGAGGCACAGCTCGGCACGCAGCTCTTCCGGCGCGGCGCGGAGGGCTTGTCCTTGACCGCTGCCGGGCGGCTGCTGCTGCCGCAGGCGCTCGAAGCTGAGGCGGCATTGCTCAAGGGGTTCAATGCGGTGCAGGGGCTCGACCGCGAGGCCGCTGGGCGCATCCGGCTCTCGGCCGACCCTATGACAGCTCATTACCTGCTGGCGCCGGTGCTGGCCGAATTTGCCGCGCTCTATCCTGAGATCGAGATCGAGCTGCGGCTTGCCTATACGCCCGACTCGATCGCTCGGAATGAGACTGACGTCTCGATCCGCCACGCCGCCGCGATCGAGGACGACGCAGTGGGGCGCAAGCTCTTTCCACTTTCGATCGGCGTGGTGGCATCGCGGGACTACATCGACCGGGCGCTACCTGCGGCAGACCGCAATGGGCGCGGTCTGAGCTGGATCGGCTATGGGGACGTGCCCGAGCTTGCCACCATGATCGCAGAATCCGCCTTTCCGGAGGCGAGCGTCCGCCACTCTGTGCCCGACCCGGAAATGCATTTGCACTTGGTCCGCGCGGGCGCGGGGATGACCTTCCTTGCGACCTGGGTCACGGCGGTCTTCCCCGAGCTCCAACGCGTCCCCGGCACCGGGCTCGACCAGCGGCGTTCGACCTGGGTTCTCCTGCACAGCGATCTGCGCCGGGTGCGCCGGGTCCGGCTCTTCGTCGACTACCTTTGCAGCGCTCTCCAGGAACGGCGCGCGGCATTTCTGGGTTCTTAA
- a CDS encoding NAD(P)-dependent alcohol dehydrogenase: MTATRSAWHIPRYGRPDVLTPVTLPLAEPGPSEVLIRIGASAVTRADGMMRRGEPLFARPFLGLRRPRNGLSGTGLSGEVIAIGDKVSRFAPGDMVFGEAGMRFGANASHICLDEDGVLMLKPDSLSHEDAAVLCDGVLTSWHYLCNLGRVRSGDRVLILGGAGSLGSAAVQIGADMGAEVTATSSARNADLVASLGATCVIDYATKEALLRGAGYDVIFDTVGVTSFSAAKPALAEAGRYLCPVLTLRRLPAVLLSSLIGQKRAMFAAVGLEKPQRLRALLAEIIILIDQGRLAPVMDRIYPLADLKEAHAYVETGHKRGNVVVV; the protein is encoded by the coding sequence ATGACCGCGACCCGCTCTGCTTGGCACATTCCTCGCTATGGCCGCCCCGACGTCCTCACCCCCGTCACGCTTCCACTGGCCGAACCTGGCCCGTCAGAGGTGCTGATCCGCATCGGCGCTTCTGCCGTCACACGCGCCGACGGCATGATGCGCAGGGGTGAGCCACTGTTTGCCCGTCCTTTCCTTGGCCTGCGGCGTCCGCGGAACGGTCTGTCCGGCACTGGCCTGTCAGGCGAGGTAATCGCGATCGGCGATAAGGTCAGCCGCTTTGCACCGGGTGATATGGTCTTCGGCGAGGCCGGGATGCGCTTCGGAGCAAATGCCAGCCATATCTGCCTCGACGAGGACGGGGTTCTGATGCTCAAGCCCGACAGCCTTTCGCATGAGGATGCGGCCGTTCTGTGCGACGGCGTGCTGACGTCATGGCACTACCTGTGCAACCTCGGTCGCGTCCGAAGCGGCGACCGTGTGCTGATCCTCGGCGGGGCTGGAAGCCTCGGCAGCGCCGCGGTGCAGATCGGCGCCGACATGGGCGCAGAGGTGACGGCCACCAGTAGCGCCCGCAACGCCGATCTCGTGGCATCCCTCGGGGCCACCTGCGTGATAGACTACGCCACCAAAGAGGCATTGCTTCGCGGGGCCGGATACGATGTGATTTTCGACACGGTAGGCGTCACGTCCTTCTCTGCCGCCAAACCTGCGCTGGCCGAGGCGGGACGTTACCTTTGCCCGGTGCTGACGCTGAGGCGCTTACCCGCGGTCCTGTTGTCCAGTCTCATCGGCCAGAAACGCGCGATGTTCGCAGCCGTGGGTCTGGAAAAGCCGCAGCGTTTGCGTGCATTGCTGGCCGAGATTATAATCCTCATCGATCAAGGCCGCCTCGCGCCGGTCATGGATCGAATATATCCACTCGCCGATCTGAAAGAGGCCCATGCCTACGTCGAGACCGGGCACAAACGTGGCAACGTCGTCGTGGTGTGA
- a CDS encoding VOC family protein, translating into MKMNYFVVGTNDMPASKAFYDALFEGEGLHSMAPSDRMTYWLGEGFAFAVARPFDERPATIGNGSMVGFCVGGKEDVERMHRRALELGGTCEGAPGQRGPKFSAYVRDLHGNKLCLSD; encoded by the coding sequence ATGAAAATGAACTACTTTGTCGTCGGAACGAACGACATGCCCGCATCCAAAGCTTTCTACGATGCTCTTTTTGAAGGCGAAGGTCTCCACAGCATGGCACCTTCGGACCGCATGACCTATTGGCTCGGCGAGGGTTTTGCCTTCGCCGTCGCGCGCCCTTTCGACGAAAGGCCGGCGACCATCGGCAATGGCTCGATGGTCGGCTTCTGCGTGGGCGGCAAGGAAGATGTCGAAAGGATGCACCGCCGTGCGCTCGAACTGGGCGGCACATGCGAAGGCGCTCCCGGTCAGCGTGGCCCGAAGTTCTCTGCCTATGTTAGAGACCTCCACGGCAACAAGCTGTGCCTGTCCGACTGA
- a CDS encoding alpha/beta hydrolase yields MLKKLVVFATLSVSAYLMIAVGLILSQWPTPIAPGETLEFTSLTDQGDQLNTTGELIAYRARDGADLPLRHFPTAAPTAPLAVILHGSGWHGAAYIPVADYLSRHCGSEVLLPDLRGHGVAPAIRGDVGYIGAFEDDLADLIAAYRRPEQPVYMIGHSSGGGLVVRFAGGDHGSMISKAVLLAPFLKYDAPTMRVDAGGWSHVLVRRMIGLTMLNKVGLRMLNGLTVIQFRFPRKVLDGPQGATATTGYSYRLNASFAPRDDYLADIAELPRFLLLAGADDEAFDATLFEPVMSPVTENGAYEILPETGHLDIIEDQDAVMRTCEFLRN; encoded by the coding sequence ATGCTAAAGAAGCTTGTGGTCTTCGCCACTCTATCGGTCTCAGCCTATCTGATGATCGCGGTGGGTCTTATTCTATCGCAGTGGCCCACCCCGATTGCCCCCGGCGAAACGCTGGAATTCACGTCTCTCACTGACCAAGGTGATCAGCTGAACACGACAGGCGAATTGATAGCCTATCGTGCTCGGGATGGAGCAGACTTGCCTTTGCGGCATTTTCCAACTGCTGCTCCTACCGCGCCCTTGGCCGTCATTTTGCATGGATCGGGCTGGCATGGTGCGGCTTACATCCCGGTCGCGGATTATCTGTCGCGGCATTGTGGCTCCGAGGTTCTTTTGCCTGATCTGCGGGGGCACGGCGTAGCGCCCGCGATACGAGGTGATGTCGGCTACATCGGGGCGTTCGAAGACGATCTGGCGGATCTAATCGCGGCCTATAGGCGGCCCGAGCAGCCGGTATACATGATTGGCCATTCCAGCGGAGGTGGGCTTGTCGTTCGGTTTGCCGGTGGGGATCATGGAAGCATGATCAGCAAGGCGGTGCTGCTGGCCCCTTTCCTGAAATACGACGCCCCGACCATGCGCGTCGACGCCGGGGGATGGAGCCATGTTCTTGTGCGCCGGATGATCGGTCTGACAATGTTGAACAAGGTTGGTCTCAGGATGTTGAACGGACTGACGGTTATTCAGTTTCGGTTTCCACGAAAGGTATTGGACGGTCCGCAAGGTGCGACGGCGACGACCGGCTATAGCTATCGTTTGAACGCCTCATTTGCCCCCCGCGATGACTACCTTGCTGATATCGCCGAGTTGCCCCGCTTTCTCTTGTTGGCGGGTGCCGATGATGAAGCCTTTGACGCTACATTGTTCGAGCCGGTAATGTCGCCGGTAACCGAGAACGGTGCCTATGAAATCCTTCCTGAAACCGGTCATCTGGATATCATTGAAGACCAAGATGCTGTCATGCGGACTTGCGAGTTCCTGCGGAACTGA
- a CDS encoding Crp/Fnr family transcriptional regulator, whose protein sequence is MDLKTFLTQSPDLSEEACEEFVTHWKQRRFDKGAHVCRQGEPETGEYVVLAGCLMSSICDEEGKEVCVGFYVGPCVVTPNIARTRDGVSLVSITATNDALMVRIDSHLLIDQMVASQPIRDWANTILRNALSEKAQREWCLAALGGAERLDWFRRAFSGYEAIFTHTSIASYLGMTPVTLSRLRAREKATAKSKPAG, encoded by the coding sequence ATGGATCTGAAAACCTTTCTTACCCAGTCACCTGATCTGTCAGAGGAGGCCTGCGAGGAATTTGTGACCCATTGGAAGCAGAGGCGCTTCGACAAGGGCGCGCACGTTTGCCGCCAAGGAGAACCCGAAACAGGAGAGTATGTAGTCCTGGCAGGGTGTTTGATGAGCAGTATTTGTGATGAAGAGGGCAAAGAGGTGTGTGTTGGGTTCTACGTTGGTCCCTGTGTCGTTACGCCAAACATCGCGCGAACGCGGGATGGTGTGTCGCTCGTTTCCATTACGGCAACGAACGATGCCTTAATGGTCAGAATCGACAGTCATTTGCTCATAGATCAGATGGTCGCATCTCAGCCCATCCGCGATTGGGCAAATACGATCCTACGAAATGCTCTGAGTGAGAAAGCACAGCGGGAGTGGTGCCTTGCAGCTCTTGGCGGGGCTGAACGGCTCGACTGGTTTCGCCGAGCTTTCTCGGGCTATGAGGCCATATTCACACACACATCCATCGCATCCTATTTAGGGATGACACCGGTTACGCTGAGCCGCCTGCGGGCTCGCGAAAAGGCAACCGCCAAGTCGAAACCGGCGGGTTGA
- a CDS encoding ATP-binding protein: MHDDDTQHIHLICGSTGAGKTTYARALANSSGGVVFSIDEWMVSLFGEDAPDALDPAWIFPRVHRCEAQMWAMALQLGKLGVPSILDFGFQRQEHRQTYGRLAKQAQFTAKLHVLNVDASERWKRIEARNTNQGESFHMEITRGMFDYIETTWELPSDDEVASMSLADLE, encoded by the coding sequence ATGCATGACGATGACACACAACACATTCACCTGATTTGCGGCTCAACGGGCGCGGGCAAAACGACATATGCCCGCGCGTTGGCCAACAGCAGCGGAGGTGTCGTATTTTCGATCGATGAATGGATGGTATCCTTGTTTGGGGAGGACGCACCGGACGCCTTGGACCCCGCATGGATTTTTCCACGCGTCCATCGTTGCGAGGCGCAAATGTGGGCAATGGCATTGCAGCTTGGCAAGTTGGGTGTTCCGTCGATCCTGGACTTTGGATTTCAGCGGCAAGAACACCGTCAGACGTATGGCAGACTCGCGAAACAAGCCCAGTTTACGGCAAAGCTGCACGTCCTAAATGTCGATGCTTCAGAGCGCTGGAAACGTATTGAGGCGCGCAATACCAACCAAGGTGAGAGCTTTCATATGGAAATCACACGCGGCATGTTTGACTATATCGAAACGACTTGGGAACTGCCCAGCGATGATGAGGTGGCCTCAATGTCGCTGGCAGATTTGGAATAG
- a CDS encoding ABA4-like family protein translates to MDLEIVFSIAGLLAMAGWLVLLASPLIPHWSDLIAGHVIPTLLSLGYVTLVLFFPSNDGGGFGSLAEVIDLFANPNAMMAGWVHYLAFDLLIGAWMCRTSRRDGLSFWLVAPCLPFTFLFGPAGFLAFSIVRIFAPKKAT, encoded by the coding sequence ATGGACCTTGAAATTGTTTTCTCTATTGCTGGCTTACTTGCGATGGCAGGCTGGCTTGTTTTGCTCGCATCGCCACTCATTCCACATTGGTCTGACCTGATTGCTGGTCATGTCATTCCGACCTTGCTCTCATTGGGCTATGTCACTCTCGTCCTCTTTTTTCCATCAAATGACGGCGGCGGATTTGGCAGTCTCGCCGAAGTTATCGACCTGTTCGCGAACCCAAATGCGATGATGGCAGGGTGGGTGCATTATCTGGCGTTTGACTTATTGATCGGAGCCTGGATGTGCAGAACGTCAAGGCGCGATGGTCTGAGCTTCTGGCTTGTCGCGCCCTGCCTTCCATTCACGTTCCTTTTTGGTCCAGCAGGTTTCCTTGCCTTTTCAATCGTTCGCATCTTTGCGCCGAAAAAAGCGACCTAA
- a CDS encoding multidrug effflux MFS transporter, whose amino-acid sequence MPHRETMTVEGRSRLILYALLTSLTAISIDAILPGLLSIEETLQAQPPLRTQHVVSLFIFGMVFGELLIGPASDAFGRKAALIAGLTVYIAGTVVAMTAASMEVLIFGRILQGIGVSGPKIATRAMIRDQFEGDAMARVMSFMFTLFILVPMIGPALGQGIIVLAGWRGVFVMYLVLALALGIWMVLRHPETLPPERRIPIRFTPLVSNAARILTNRRVVLLIFATGLVFGAQLFYLSVAAELFFDAYGIDRGFPLLFAILAAGIGLASYTNGMLVERFGASAMARSGFIGMSAASVVMLAACLLTDDVLPLVIFIVLGFGIFFAIGILFGNLNAMAMRTLGDVAGIGSSLLASGSSLVATLFALIAGTFYAGGVVIVPVAFLVAGSSGLLLTAIALRSDETSISATKPRAAKAG is encoded by the coding sequence TTGCCCCACCGTGAGACCATGACCGTGGAAGGGCGGTCACGACTGATCCTCTATGCGCTCCTGACCTCCCTCACCGCCATCAGTATTGATGCGATACTTCCCGGGCTTCTTTCCATTGAGGAAACTCTTCAGGCACAGCCACCGCTTCGCACGCAACACGTGGTCTCGCTGTTCATTTTCGGCATGGTGTTCGGTGAACTATTGATCGGTCCGGCCTCCGATGCCTTCGGACGCAAGGCCGCACTTATCGCCGGCTTGACCGTCTATATTGCAGGCACGGTCGTCGCGATGACGGCTGCCTCAATGGAAGTCCTTATCTTTGGCCGGATCCTTCAAGGTATTGGCGTTTCCGGCCCCAAGATCGCGACGCGGGCGATGATACGTGATCAGTTCGAAGGTGACGCGATGGCCCGCGTGATGTCGTTTATGTTCACACTTTTCATTTTGGTCCCCATGATCGGGCCTGCACTTGGCCAAGGTATTATCGTTCTTGCTGGATGGCGGGGGGTGTTCGTCATGTATCTGGTGCTGGCGCTTGCGCTCGGCATCTGGATGGTTCTGCGGCATCCCGAGACACTTCCCCCGGAGAGGCGGATCCCCATCCGTTTCACGCCTCTGGTCTCGAACGCAGCCCGCATCTTAACAAACCGCCGTGTTGTCTTACTGATATTCGCGACCGGCTTGGTCTTCGGCGCTCAGCTTTTCTATCTGAGTGTAGCTGCCGAGCTGTTCTTCGACGCCTATGGTATCGACCGGGGTTTCCCGCTTCTTTTCGCCATCCTCGCAGCCGGTATAGGACTGGCATCTTATACGAATGGAATGCTTGTCGAACGTTTCGGGGCCAGTGCAATGGCACGCTCTGGCTTTATTGGAATGAGTGCCGCGAGCGTAGTCATGCTCGCGGCCTGCCTTCTCACAGATGATGTGCTACCTCTCGTGATCTTCATTGTGCTTGGATTCGGGATTTTCTTTGCGATCGGGATACTGTTCGGAAACCTGAACGCTATGGCAATGCGCACTCTTGGCGATGTCGCCGGAATTGGATCGTCCCTACTCGCATCCGGCTCCAGCCTCGTCGCCACCCTGTTCGCCTTGATCGCAGGCACCTTTTATGCAGGTGGCGTCGTCATCGTTCCTGTCGCTTTCCTTGTGGCAGGAAGTTCTGGCCTATTATTGACCGCGATCGCTTTGCGCAGCGATGAAACGTCAATCTCGGCAACGAAGCCGAGGGCTGCGAAGGCGGGATAG
- a CDS encoding IS256 family transposase, translated as MTISKELLDELLKGCERPEDLLGDAGLMKELKIKLMERMLGAELTAHLGYEDGKDAPPDQANRRNGSSAKRLKGQDGELPIAVPRDRDGRFEPELVKKGQTRIDGMDDKIIGLYAAGLTVRDIRAHLEDVYGLQVSPDLISRVTDAVLDEVREWQSRALDRMYPIVIFDALRVKIRDADSRMVKNKAVYVALGVSRDGVREVLGLWIADNEGAKFWLSVMTELKNRGLQDILIAVVDGLKGFPDAITAAFPDTVVQTCIVHLVRHSLNFCAWKDRKEVAADLRRIYSAPTAEQAAAELDAFEEKWAGKYASIAPAWRRAWQEVIPFFAFDPAIRKIIYTTNAIESLNRVIRKSIKTRGSFPTEDAATKLIYLAIRNFEKGGRNVREWFAARNHFAIMFEDRFNA; from the coding sequence ATGACTATTTCCAAGGAACTGTTGGACGAGCTGCTGAAGGGCTGCGAGCGGCCTGAAGATCTGCTTGGCGATGCCGGGCTAATGAAAGAGCTCAAGATCAAGCTGATGGAACGGATGCTCGGGGCTGAGCTGACTGCACATCTGGGCTATGAAGACGGAAAAGATGCCCCGCCTGATCAGGCCAACCGTCGCAACGGCTCATCTGCTAAGAGATTGAAGGGGCAAGACGGCGAACTGCCTATCGCTGTGCCGCGGGACCGGGACGGCCGCTTCGAGCCTGAACTGGTGAAGAAGGGACAGACCCGCATTGATGGGATGGATGACAAGATTATCGGGCTTTACGCTGCGGGTCTAACCGTCCGCGACATCCGTGCTCATCTTGAGGACGTCTATGGCCTGCAAGTTTCGCCAGACTTGATCAGCCGCGTGACCGATGCGGTGTTGGATGAGGTTCGGGAGTGGCAATCCCGAGCGCTGGACCGGATGTATCCCATCGTCATTTTTGACGCTCTACGGGTCAAGATCCGCGACGCCGATAGCCGCATGGTCAAGAACAAAGCCGTCTACGTGGCCCTTGGTGTCAGCAGGGATGGCGTGCGCGAGGTTCTTGGTCTTTGGATCGCTGACAACGAGGGCGCCAAATTCTGGCTCTCGGTGATGACAGAGCTGAAGAACCGTGGGCTTCAAGACATCCTGATTGCGGTCGTGGACGGCCTCAAGGGCTTCCCTGATGCCATTACCGCAGCCTTTCCGGACACGGTCGTGCAAACGTGCATTGTCCATCTCGTGCGCCACTCGTTGAATTTCTGTGCCTGGAAAGATCGCAAGGAGGTGGCCGCTGATCTGCGGCGGATTTACAGTGCCCCTACAGCCGAGCAAGCCGCTGCGGAGCTGGATGCCTTTGAAGAAAAATGGGCCGGGAAATATGCCTCTATCGCCCCCGCCTGGCGCAGGGCTTGGCAAGAGGTAATACCGTTCTTTGCCTTTGATCCCGCCATCCGGAAAATCATCTACACCACCAACGCAATTGAAAGCTTGAATCGGGTAATCCGAAAATCGATCAAGACGCGAGGATCGTTCCCGACCGAAGACGCAGCCACGAAGCTGATCTACTTGGCGATCCGCAACTTTGAGAAAGGCGGCCGGAATGTTCGAGAATGGTTTGCGGCCCGCAATCATTTCGCCATAATGTTCGAGGATCGCTTCAATGCGTGA
- a CDS encoding zinc ribbon domain-containing protein YjdM → MTDTFPPCPECSSTYVYQVDHLLNCPECGHEWGPEDQADTASDVRDSVGNILVDGDTVTVVKDLKVKGSSLVVKVGTKVRGIRLVDGDHDIDCKVPGIGQMGLKSQYVKKVSG, encoded by the coding sequence ATGACTGATACATTTCCTCCATGTCCTGAATGCTCCTCGACTTATGTCTATCAGGTCGATCATTTGTTGAACTGCCCAGAATGCGGCCACGAATGGGGCCCCGAGGACCAGGCCGATACAGCGTCAGACGTGCGTGACAGCGTTGGAAACATTCTTGTGGATGGCGACACGGTCACCGTTGTCAAGGATTTGAAGGTTAAAGGGTCTTCGTTGGTGGTTAAGGTCGGGACTAAGGTGCGCGGTATTCGGTTGGTCGACGGCGATCACGACATAGATTGTAAAGTTCCGGGGATCGGCCAGATGGGCCTGAAATCTCAATATGTGAAGAAAGTTTCTGGATAG